Proteins from a genomic interval of Polaribacter sejongensis:
- a CDS encoding HIT family protein: MSIFTKIIEGEIPCYKVAEDDNYIAFLDINPNAKGHTLVVPKKEENKLFDLSKEEYLSLMDFSYRVAEALEKAVSCKRVCMSVIGLEVPHVHVHLVPTNAMADMQFNQKVKLTNEEFVALAASILSKFE, translated from the coding sequence ATGAGCATTTTTACAAAAATAATAGAAGGAGAAATTCCTTGTTACAAAGTAGCGGAAGACGATAATTATATTGCTTTTTTAGATATCAATCCAAATGCAAAAGGACACACGTTAGTAGTGCCTAAAAAGGAAGAAAACAAACTATTCGATTTGTCTAAAGAAGAATATTTAAGTTTGATGGATTTCTCTTACCGAGTTGCAGAAGCTTTAGAAAAAGCAGTTTCTTGTAAAAGAGTTTGTATGAGTGTTATTGGTTTAGAAGTGCCTCATGTACACGTACATTTAGTGCCAACAAATGCAATGGCAGACATGCAATTTAATCAAAAAGTAAAATTAACAAATGAAGAGTTTGTTGCTTTGGCGGCAAGTATTTTATCTAAATTTGAATAA
- a CDS encoding flavin reductase family protein, whose protein sequence is MLSINPKEISTQKLHGYLLGAIAPRPIAFASTVDADGNPNLSPFSFFNIFGANPPILVFSPARRVKGNTTKHTLENVLATKEVVINVVNYAMVQQMSLSSTEYPQGVNEFEKAGFTMLPSDLIKPFRVAESPVQLECKVNDVIFTGDEGGAGNLIVCEVVKVHISEDVLAADGSIDQHKIDLVARAGGNFYTRAKDGFFEIPKPVSTLGIGVDKIPLEIRNSTVLTGNNLGMLGNVEQLPTEADVNNFKKDHLEFIGLETTKKHTFAQEYLKKNDVESAWKVLLLN, encoded by the coding sequence ATGCTATCTATCAATCCAAAAGAGATTTCTACACAAAAATTACATGGTTATTTATTAGGTGCCATTGCACCAAGACCTATTGCTTTTGCAAGTACGGTTGATGCCGATGGAAATCCGAATTTATCTCCTTTTAGTTTTTTTAATATTTTTGGAGCAAATCCTCCCATATTAGTTTTTTCTCCTGCCAGAAGGGTAAAAGGTAATACTACAAAACACACGTTAGAAAATGTTTTGGCTACTAAAGAAGTGGTTATAAATGTGGTGAATTATGCCATGGTACAGCAAATGTCTTTAAGTAGTACAGAATATCCGCAAGGTGTAAATGAGTTTGAAAAAGCAGGGTTTACCATGTTGCCTTCAGATCTTATAAAACCATTTAGAGTTGCAGAATCTCCAGTACAATTAGAATGCAAAGTAAATGATGTTATTTTTACTGGTGATGAAGGTGGAGCTGGAAATTTAATAGTTTGTGAGGTGGTTAAAGTACATATTTCTGAAGACGTTTTAGCTGCTGATGGAAGCATAGATCAGCATAAAATAGACTTGGTGGCAAGAGCAGGAGGTAATTTTTACACAAGAGCAAAAGATGGTTTTTTTGAGATACCCAAACCAGTAAGTACTTTAGGTATTGGAGTTGATAAAATACCTTTAGAAATACGGAATAGTACGGTGTTAACGGGTAATAATTTAGGTATGTTAGGTAATGTAGAACAATTGCCAACAGAAGCAGATGTTAATAACTTTAAGAAAGATCATTTAGAGTTTATTGGACTAGAAACCACAAAAAAACATACATTTGCCCAAGAGTATTTAAAAAAGAATGATGTAGAAA
- the greA gene encoding transcription elongation factor GreA — protein sequence MSEISYYSAEGLKKLKDELVQLEQVERPRVTTEIADARDKGDLSENAEYHAAKEEQSHLEFKIAKLKNVISSARIIDESQLDTSKVLIHSIVKIKNIANKMEFSYTLVADSETDVRNGKLSVNSPIGKGLLGKEVGDVAEIKVPNGIMKFEIVNISR from the coding sequence ATGAGCGAGATATCTTATTATTCAGCAGAAGGATTAAAGAAATTGAAAGATGAATTGGTGCAACTAGAGCAAGTGGAGCGCCCAAGAGTAACTACAGAAATTGCAGATGCACGAGATAAAGGAGATTTAAGTGAAAATGCAGAATATCATGCTGCAAAAGAAGAACAATCTCACCTAGAATTTAAAATTGCCAAGTTAAAGAACGTTATTTCTAGTGCAAGAATTATAGATGAATCTCAATTAGATACGTCTAAAGTACTAATTCATTCTATTGTAAAAATAAAAAATATAGCTAACAAAATGGAGTTTTCTTACACGTTGGTTGCAGATTCAGAAACCGATGTTAGAAACGGTAAATTATCTGTAAACTCACCAATAGGTAAAGGTTTGTTAGGTAAAGAAGTTGGTGATGTTGCAGAAATTAAAGTACCAAACGGAATTATGAAATTCGAAATTGTAAACATTTCTAGATAA
- a CDS encoding sensor histidine kinase, with protein MNFFSNTLLFKRITILVSFIIVSLILWNTYTFFQKFKQEERIKMEILATAQKEIASDTNLDANVDLPLKIIENNNNIPMILVNDKGEIEYFQNLDSVKALNPKYLEKQLIEMKAENLPIEVSYKGKNKQFIYYRNSDLLNRLTYYPIALILILFLFLSVIYMFYSSNKVAETNKLWTGMAKETAHQIGTPLSSLLGWIAILKMEKIDDKYVEEIEKDVSRLNTIANRFSKIGSTPELEKENVVAITKQAFDYLESRSSKQISFSFTTSDTEIYTHLNTELFGWVIENLIKNAIDAMLGKGQLDLNIENTSKKIKITVSDTGKGMPKKLFRQIFKPGFTTKKRGWGLGLSLSKRIVSDYHKGKIFVQKSEIGKGTTFEILLNKV; from the coding sequence ATGAACTTTTTTTCTAATACCCTTTTATTTAAACGAATTACCATTCTTGTTTCGTTTATTATAGTTTCTTTAATTTTATGGAACACCTATACTTTCTTTCAAAAATTTAAACAAGAAGAGCGTATTAAAATGGAAATTTTAGCAACTGCACAAAAAGAAATTGCTAGCGATACCAACTTAGATGCCAATGTAGATTTACCCTTAAAAATTATTGAGAATAACAATAATATTCCCATGATTCTGGTAAATGACAAAGGAGAAATAGAATATTTCCAAAACTTAGATTCTGTAAAAGCGTTAAATCCTAAATATCTAGAAAAGCAATTGATAGAAATGAAGGCCGAAAACCTACCTATTGAGGTTAGTTATAAAGGAAAAAACAAACAGTTTATTTATTATCGGAATTCAGATTTACTAAACAGATTAACGTATTATCCTATTGCGTTAATTTTAATTTTATTTCTATTTTTGAGTGTTATTTATATGTTTTACAGCTCTAATAAAGTTGCAGAAACCAATAAACTTTGGACAGGTATGGCCAAAGAAACAGCGCATCAAATTGGTACGCCTTTGTCTTCTCTTTTAGGATGGATTGCCATTTTAAAAATGGAAAAAATAGATGATAAATATGTAGAAGAAATAGAAAAAGACGTTAGCAGATTAAATACCATTGCAAATCGTTTTTCTAAAATTGGTTCTACACCAGAGCTTGAAAAAGAAAATGTAGTTGCCATAACAAAACAAGCTTTCGATTATTTAGAATCTAGAAGTTCTAAACAAATTTCTTTCTCTTTTACAACTTCAGACACTGAGATTTACACCCATTTAAACACAGAGTTGTTTGGTTGGGTTATAGAAAACCTCATCAAAAATGCTATTGACGCCATGTTAGGCAAAGGTCAGCTAGATCTAAACATAGAGAATACATCTAAAAAAATAAAAATTACGGTTTCAGACACCGGAAAAGGAATGCCGAAAAAACTATTTAGACAGATTTTCAAACCCGGTTTTACTACAAAAAAACGTGGATGGGGATTAGGTTTATCACTATCCAAACGTATTGTTTCCGATTATCATAAAGGGAAAATATTTGTGCAAAAATCTGAAATTGGAAAAGGAACTACTTTTGAGATTTTATTGAATAAAGTGTAG
- a CDS encoding T9SS type A sorting domain-containing protein, which translates to MKHNLHKIFICIVLLTITQVGYSQLSDLHFLPPLKQDTNNQAIQQQTIYLSTPETSSFNIKVYRGTNTTEITTLSLSKATPKTYNPGNGDNNITLVTNANTGIILSNSGLRFESENGEKFYVNYRGRSASQAASITSKGRAALGQKFKWGGAPIEANHKTMSATLGIMATEDNTQIKISGYNTECKFRATNNVDGITDNTINITLNKGQSYVLEAAKDATTANIDGWIGASIDADKDIAISNGMLNFGVNPSSGSRDAGADQPVPEDKLGKEYVFVRGNGGTTNEFVIIIGTQANTEIYVNNESTPFATIGVGEYAEIPSSKYSGTTSGKNMFVSSTKNVYAYQVISGSSSIITVSLNFVAPVNCLLPDAVDYISNIEDISGITASGGLYIIASTTTANSNIVVTDDSGVVALPTEEAISGTADWKTFYITGLTGDVSVNSSGPISVGFLGFNGARGIAGYFSGFDTVPVTELAITGGGCLPGGAIEVVTKNFESYQWYDNGVLVPGENGPTYTPTTSGDYYVRVSKGGCTYDSQPISAYYCNPDIIVNKTADKSDVMEGESITFKIIIESKGVNPVTNINISDVMPNGLTVVSASPSIGSWTTPNWTLGNLTSGQVETITIVAKVDPMTGTNSTVAKTNTARNTQDQTDNNITSDSPSVSFNILRDYDGDGIADIYDIDDDNDGVLDTTEGNNDTDNDGIPNQLDLDSDGDGCPDTIEASVPTVLESASVINTTTTNTADAVVNITNNPVGDNGLAASLETNDNTTTSINYTSTYNTYALDKNTNVCGVAMITQVYQTATERWIEITNSHAVNIIAPNATIIALFKNTSGDQTGNTPTAFTSNTSVINPGESILISAGTVSNKLSTASEIVNINVTNFDAANDILALTRISNTNAWASRIDVIAAIEDNTSYVRIDEVSAPNKTADATEWVAFIDDDIITYSDDANDNAIERHAHDPLLSEIATANDETNIKPGLHRFQFTDRTTVLGSSVWTNGYPDRSRNVKVSEDYNHTGKLSARKLEVKESSIFTITDNLLVVTNEIIIKDTNDEIRLISSDNTNKAQLIQTHKTASKVTGNGKLLVDQNSTVPSKYRYNYLSSPVRTLNATTFTIEDVLKDGTIPTSATSAITDINFVSGYDGNTTSPISIADHWIYTYATGSNGRSGWSHKYKGGTISQTDGFTFKGPGAAQNYTFVGTPKDGELTTTINAGNSYLVGNPYASAMSAKKFIQDNLDVTNGSLYFWEHVGEKSSTNGSEGHNYGGYVGGYAVRNLSGGVAANSVVDNNNSNNGTPTLGNGSYTEPKSFIAIGQGFFIEGDDVLSGPIVFNNSQREYVQEGTNSHFFKSENRKSKAKKSFTNTLPIIKLGMSYTDDNNVNLHRQLAISFKDNNSFNFDKGYDTEIYDVGTTDIYWKFPNTNEKYVITGVQSISEELEIPLELIISKDGQVTISLDEWNEIDRNIYITDKLTRTSYLLNNESIVLTLAKGTYTDRFVLAFSEIIKSKVLGIEDAILENNVSIYLDNNAKELVIDNNSNLELKKVTLFNLLGQKVAEWNTIETNTIQNRLKINTISKAIYIVNIDTENGRVTKKIAVE; encoded by the coding sequence ATGAAACATAATTTACATAAAATATTTATCTGTATAGTTTTATTAACCATAACACAAGTTGGTTATAGTCAATTAAGTGATTTACATTTCCTTCCACCATTAAAGCAAGACACTAACAACCAAGCTATTCAGCAACAAACCATCTATTTATCTACACCAGAAACTTCAAGTTTCAATATAAAAGTATATAGAGGTACAAATACTACAGAAATTACTACTTTATCACTATCAAAAGCAACTCCCAAAACCTATAACCCAGGTAATGGAGACAACAATATAACCCTAGTAACCAATGCCAATACAGGAATCATTTTATCTAACAGTGGTTTGCGTTTTGAATCTGAAAATGGAGAAAAATTTTATGTGAATTATAGAGGTAGATCAGCTTCACAAGCGGCTTCAATTACCTCTAAAGGTAGAGCTGCTTTAGGTCAGAAATTTAAATGGGGAGGCGCTCCTATTGAAGCAAATCATAAAACTATGAGTGCTACATTAGGTATTATGGCTACTGAAGACAATACCCAAATAAAAATAAGTGGTTATAATACAGAATGTAAATTTAGAGCTACAAATAATGTCGATGGAATTACTGATAATACTATTAATATTACATTAAACAAAGGTCAATCTTATGTGCTTGAAGCTGCAAAAGACGCAACCACAGCCAATATAGACGGATGGATTGGTGCCTCTATTGATGCTGACAAAGATATTGCCATTAGTAACGGAATGTTAAATTTTGGGGTAAACCCAAGTAGTGGAAGTAGAGATGCGGGAGCAGACCAACCTGTACCTGAAGACAAATTAGGAAAAGAGTATGTTTTTGTTCGTGGTAACGGTGGTACAACTAATGAGTTTGTAATTATCATAGGAACACAAGCAAATACAGAAATTTATGTAAATAATGAGAGTACACCTTTTGCTACAATTGGTGTTGGGGAGTATGCAGAAATACCATCTTCTAAATATTCTGGTACTACATCTGGTAAAAACATGTTTGTATCTTCAACCAAAAACGTATATGCTTACCAAGTAATTTCAGGTAGTTCATCTATTATTACGGTAAGTTTAAATTTTGTAGCTCCTGTAAATTGTTTATTGCCTGACGCAGTGGATTATATTTCTAATATCGAAGATATTTCTGGAATTACGGCTTCAGGAGGTTTATACATTATAGCATCAACAACAACAGCTAATTCTAATATTGTTGTTACTGATGACAGTGGTGTAGTTGCTTTACCTACAGAAGAAGCCATTTCAGGTACAGCAGACTGGAAAACATTTTATATTACAGGACTTACAGGAGATGTATCTGTAAATTCTTCAGGTCCAATATCTGTAGGGTTTTTAGGGTTTAACGGTGCTAGAGGTATCGCTGGTTATTTTTCTGGGTTTGATACTGTACCAGTTACAGAATTAGCTATAACAGGTGGAGGTTGTTTACCAGGCGGTGCCATTGAAGTAGTTACTAAAAATTTTGAATCTTACCAATGGTATGACAATGGTGTTTTAGTCCCTGGTGAAAACGGACCTACATATACCCCAACAACATCTGGAGACTATTACGTACGTGTTTCTAAAGGAGGTTGTACCTATGATTCTCAACCAATTTCGGCTTATTATTGTAACCCAGATATCATTGTTAACAAAACTGCTGACAAGAGTGATGTTATGGAAGGAGAAAGCATTACTTTTAAAATTATAATAGAAAGTAAAGGTGTTAATCCTGTTACAAATATTAATATTTCTGATGTAATGCCTAATGGATTAACAGTTGTTAGTGCAAGCCCAAGTATTGGTTCTTGGACAACTCCTAATTGGACATTAGGAAATCTTACAAGTGGCCAAGTAGAAACAATTACAATTGTAGCAAAAGTAGATCCAATGACAGGAACTAACTCAACTGTTGCCAAAACAAATACAGCTAGAAACACACAAGATCAAACAGACAATAATATCACCAGTGATTCTCCTTCTGTTTCTTTTAACATCTTAAGAGATTATGATGGAGATGGTATAGCAGACATATATGATATTGATGATGATAATGATGGAGTTTTAGACACCACTGAAGGAAATAACGATACCGATAACGACGGTATACCAAATCAATTAGATTTAGATTCTGATGGAGATGGTTGCCCAGATACTATAGAAGCTAGTGTACCTACTGTATTAGAAAGTGCAAGCGTAATTAATACCACCACCACAAATACGGCAGATGCTGTAGTAAACATTACAAATAACCCTGTTGGAGATAATGGATTAGCGGCTAGCCTAGAAACTAATGATAATACTACAACCTCTATAAACTATACATCAACCTACAATACGTATGCATTAGATAAAAACACAAATGTCTGTGGAGTTGCTATGATTACACAAGTATATCAAACAGCCACAGAACGTTGGATAGAAATTACCAATAGTCATGCTGTAAATATCATTGCACCAAATGCAACTATTATTGCGCTCTTTAAAAATACTTCTGGAGATCAAACAGGTAACACTCCTACTGCTTTTACTTCTAACACTAGTGTTATTAACCCAGGTGAGTCTATACTAATATCTGCAGGAACTGTTTCTAATAAGCTTTCTACAGCATCAGAAATAGTAAATATAAATGTAACCAATTTTGATGCTGCAAATGATATTTTAGCCTTAACAAGAATATCTAATACGAATGCTTGGGCATCAAGAATTGATGTGATAGCAGCTATAGAAGACAATACAAGCTATGTACGTATTGATGAAGTTTCTGCACCAAATAAAACTGCAGATGCAACAGAATGGGTTGCTTTTATAGACGATGACATTATTACTTATTCAGATGACGCAAATGATAATGCTATAGAACGTCATGCACACGATCCTTTATTATCTGAAATAGCTACTGCTAATGATGAAACCAATATAAAACCAGGTTTACATAGATTCCAATTTACAGACAGAACTACCGTATTAGGCAGTAGTGTTTGGACAAACGGATACCCAGATAGATCTAGAAATGTAAAGGTTTCTGAAGATTATAATCATACAGGTAAGTTAAGTGCTAGAAAATTAGAAGTTAAAGAAAGTAGTATTTTTACGATTACAGATAATCTATTAGTAGTTACAAATGAAATAATTATTAAAGATACAAACGATGAAATACGCTTAATTAGTTCAGACAACACTAATAAGGCACAGTTAATTCAAACACATAAAACAGCATCTAAAGTTACTGGAAATGGTAAATTATTAGTAGACCAAAACTCTACAGTACCAAGTAAGTACAGATACAATTATTTGAGTTCTCCTGTACGTACTCTTAATGCTACAACATTTACCATAGAAGATGTTTTAAAAGACGGTACAATACCAACCTCTGCAACTTCTGCAATTACAGACATTAACTTTGTGAGTGGTTATGATGGTAATACTACATCTCCTATTTCTATAGCAGATCATTGGATATACACATATGCAACAGGATCTAATGGAAGATCTGGTTGGTCTCATAAATACAAAGGTGGTACAATTTCACAAACCGATGGATTTACTTTTAAAGGACCTGGTGCTGCACAAAATTATACTTTTGTTGGGACTCCTAAAGATGGAGAATTAACAACAACTATTAACGCAGGAAACTCTTATTTAGTAGGAAACCCGTATGCATCTGCAATGAGTGCTAAAAAGTTTATTCAAGATAATTTAGACGTTACGAACGGTAGTTTATATTTTTGGGAACATGTAGGAGAAAAAAGTTCTACAAATGGTTCTGAAGGCCATAATTATGGCGGATATGTTGGTGGATATGCTGTTAGAAACTTATCTGGAGGCGTTGCTGCAAACAGTGTAGTTGACAATAATAACAGTAATAATGGCACACCTACTTTGGGTAATGGATCTTATACAGAGCCAAAATCTTTTATAGCAATCGGACAAGGATTTTTTATAGAAGGAGACGATGTACTCTCTGGACCTATTGTTTTTAACAACAGCCAAAGAGAATATGTACAAGAAGGAACAAATTCTCATTTCTTTAAAAGTGAAAACAGAAAATCAAAAGCTAAAAAAAGCTTTACAAATACATTGCCAATTATTAAATTAGGAATGAGTTATACCGATGATAATAACGTCAATTTACATAGACAATTAGCTATTTCATTTAAAGACAATAACTCTTTTAACTTTGATAAAGGATACGATACTGAAATTTATGATGTAGGAACTACGGATATCTATTGGAAGTTTCCTAATACTAATGAAAAATATGTAATTACTGGTGTACAAAGTATTTCTGAAGAACTAGAAATTCCTTTAGAGTTGATTATTTCTAAAGATGGACAAGTAACAATTAGCTTAGATGAATGGAATGAAATTGACAGAAACATCTACATAACAGATAAATTAACAAGAACATCTTATTTACTTAATAATGAAAGTATTGTTTTAACACTTGCAAAAGGAACCTACACAGACCGTTTTGTACTTGCTTTTTCTGAAATTATTAAAAGCAAAGTATTAGGTATAGAAGATGCAATTTTAGAGAACAACGTTTCTATTTACTTAGATAATAACGCTAAAGAATTGGTAATTGATAACAACAGTAATTTAGAATTAAAAAAGGTAACTTTATTTAATTTATTAGGTCAAAAAGTGGCTGAATGGAATACAATTGAAACCAATACAATCCAAAATAGATTGAAAATTAATACTATTTCTAAAGCTATTTACATTGTAAATATTGATACAGAAAATGGAAGAGTTACTAAAAAAATAGCAGTAGAATAA